GTCGATTGTGGTGTGAAGCTATTGTTCGGCTTGGCGATCGCCAAACAGATTATAACGAAACAGTTGCCGCAGACCTTTACCTATTTGATGAAACTGGACAGCTAGTTGCAGAAGTTGTGAATGCACAATTAAAGCCTGTGAGTCATCAAACCCTACAACGTGCTGCTGAACTAGGTAAAGGCACACCTCGCCAAATGAAAAAGGGCAGTCTTTCTAGAGAAAAACTCCTTGCTGCTGAACTAGAGAAACGCCAACAGATGCTGGAGATGTATCTTCTAGAAGGGCTGGCCAGTTCGCTACAACTGCCGTTAGCTAAACTCAATCCGCAACAGCCACTCGCCTCACTGGTTGATTCTCTAATAATTTTTGAACTTAAAAGGCGAATCGAGTCCGATTTACAGGTGCGAGTGCCAATAGAAAAGTTCTTTGGAGAAAACACGATCGCTCATCTAGCTGGATTATTACTTGAGCAAATAACACTGGCGAACCTCATCCTATCAAACCCCTCATCCACCGATAGCAGTGCCAATATGGAGGAAATCTCACTATGACTTTATATAAACTTTTATCCGAACTCTCTGAGCGAGGGGTGAATTTGTGGGCTGAGGGCGACCAACTACGCATTCGCGCTCCTCAGCAAGCACTGACACCAGAACTGCGTAACTCACTGGCTGAGTCTAAAGCTGAACTTCTATTGTTATTGCAACAGACCAATATAGTAGCTGATAATACCGATTTACCAGTAGTTGTACCATGTCTAGAACAGCGCCACGAACCTTTTCCTCTCACCGATATGCAATATGCCTTTTGGGTGGGTCGTAGCGGCATCTTAGAGTTAGGCAATGTCGCCAATCATGGTTATTACGAAATTGAATGTGTTGATTTAGACTTGGAACGATTGAATCAAGCTTTGCAAGCATTAATTGAGCGTCACGATATGTTGCGGGCCATAGTGTTACCCAGCGGCCAGCAAGTGATTCTCGAACAAGTGCCTTTTTATCAAATTGAAGTTTTAGACTTGAGAGAACAAGACGATGAAGTTGTCACCTCTGTAATTGAGAATATTCGTCAGCGCATGTCTCATCAGGTGCTGAGTGCTGACCAATGGCCAGTATTTGAGTTTCGAGCCACACGTTTAGATGGGCAGCGCATCCGTCTGCATTTCAGCTACGATTTGCAGACATTTGATGCCTGGAGTATGTTTCGTTTTTTTGACGAGTGGTATCAAATTTACCAAAATCCTCATGTGGTATTGCCACCTTTAGAACTTTCATTTCGGGATTATGTCTTAGCAGAGCAAAAACTGCAAGATACAGAATTATACAAGCGATCGCAAGAGTATTGGTTCAATCGTTTAGACGAATTACCTCCAGCCCCAGACTTACCTCTGGCTAAAAACCCGAAAGAAATCAAAGAACACCAAAATCAGCGTTATGAAGGACGATTAGAGCTAGCTGATTGGCAACAATTAAAGCAGCGAGCTGCTAATGCTGGTTTAACTCCCTCTGGAGTTTTGCTGGCTGCTTTTGCCGAAATCTTGACTGTTTGGAGTAGTCCGCGATTTACGATTAATCTTGCCTTGTTTAATCGTCTGCCATTGCACCCCCAGGTTAACGATATTCTAGGAGACTTTACCTCCGTAACCTTATTAGCTGTAGACAATTGTACTCCAGAGTCATTTAGCGATCGCTCTCGCCGCCTGCAACAACAACTGTGGCAAGATTTAGAACATCGTTATATCAGTGGAGTGCGCGTCACGCGGGAGTTGGCTCGCAGGCGGGGTAAAGCTCCCAGCGCCATGCCAGTTGTATTCACTAGCACTCTGGGCTTTAGCTCTCTTGGACAAGAAACGTTGACCTTCAGTCGTTTTGGCGAGTTAGTCTATGGTATCAGTCAAGCTTCCCAAGCTTGGATGGATATTCAGGTTTGGGAAGATAAAGGAGCGTTGACGTTCAATTGGGATGTGGTTGAAGAACTTTTCCCGGAAGGATTGATTGTCGATATGTTTGAGGCTTATTGTCGTTTCCTCAAACAACTAGCCACTTCTGAATTAGCTTGGACTGAGAAGAATCGACGATTAATTCCTCCTGCCCAATTAGCGCAACGGCAAGTTATTAATGCAACTACCGCACCAACTCCCGACGAACTGCTGCATACTTTGTTTGCAACACAAGTCCAAAAGCAAGGAGGAGAACCCGCCGTTATTTCATCCGAGCGTACCCTGACTTATCAAGAGCTATACACACTTGCAAATCAAGTCGGTCATAGATTGCGGCAACTAGGGGTTGTTCCTAACCAACTAATAGCCGTGGTTATGGAGAAAGGATGGGAGCAAATTGTGGCTGTCATGGGAATTTTGGCTGCTGGTGCTGCTTATGTTCCCATCGATCCCGGATTGCCACAACAACGCAGGGAATATCTTCTAGAAAATAGTCAGGTCAAAATTGTTCTAACTCAATCATGTTTGCATAAAAAGTTGCAATGGCCGTTGGGGATACAGCTTTTGTGCATAGATACAGAAACATTCGCTAACGAAAACAGCGAACCACTCCAACCAGTACAAACGCATGATGATTTAGCTTATGTAATTTACACCTCTGGTTCCACTGGTTTACCCAAAGGAGTGATGATTACTCATCGCAACGTCGTTAACGTGGTTGTCCACACGAACCAGCGGTTTAATATTACTTCTCAAGACCGCATCTTGGCTGTAACGGCTCTCAATCATGATTTGTCTGTTTATGACATATTCGGTTTGCTGAGTGCTGGTGGTGCGATTGTGATACCCGATGCTTGTGCTGTCAAAGATCCAGCTTCCTGGGCTGAGTTGATGGTGCGGGAAAAAGTGACGCTGTGGAACTCAGTACCCGCAATGATGAAGATGTTGGTGGAATACGCAGAAAACCAATCTGTAACATTACCAACAAGCTTGCGTTTGGCAATTCTAGGCGGAGATTGGCTTCCGGTTTCCTTACCTACCCGTCTCCAAACTTTAATACCAGGTGTAGAAATACTCAGTATTGGCGGCCCAACAGAAACAACTATTTGGAATATTGGTTATTTGATTACAGAGGTTAACCCAGATTGGAAGAGTATTCCTTATGGAAAACCGATGGCAAATACAAAATATTATATTTTGAATGAAGCCTTGGAAGATTGCCCTGTTTGGGTTCCCGGTCAAATGTACTGTGCTGGTGTCCAAGTTGCTAAGGGTTATTGGCAGGATGAAGAAAAAACTGCTGCTAATTTCATTATTCATCCCCGCACAAAAGAACGCATTTACCGTACAGGCGACCTCGGTCGTTATTTACCCGATGGCAATATTGAATTTTTGGGACGTGTAGATTTTCAAATCAAACTCCGGGGATATCGCATTGAAACAGGAGAAATTGAGGCAGCTTTAAAACAGCACCCAGATATCAAAGATGCAATAGTCACTGCTGTAGGTGAGTCACAGCAAAATCAGCATTTGGTAGCTTATGTGGTTCCCAAGCAAGATAAAGCATTAAGCTTCTTGGAAACGGAAAGTGCAGACTCTTACATATCTCAGCTAATTTGGCGATCGCTGGTACAAGCAGGACTGCAACAAGCCCAAAATAGTTTTTGGGATGCAGATGTTCCCACTTTCGCTGAAATATGGGAACACCAAAATTATCTATACACTATTTCAGTGTGTCGGGCACTAAGAAAGCTTGGTGTTTATAACTCACCAAAAGAGAAGTATGACATAGATACTTTAATCTCTCGATGTCAAATTGCTCCCCGCTACAAAAAATGGTTAAATCGAGCGTTGCAAGTGCTGGTTAAAGAAGGCTGGTTGCAGCAGCAGGGAGAAGTTTTTACCAGTGTTGTTGAATTACCAATTGTTGTATCTCAAAAGCTTTCAAAATATATTCAGATAAATCATAGGTTTACTAAAACCTGGATGGATTTGATTCCTGATGCTCCTTTTGAGGACTTAGCAGACATTATTACCGAAAGAATCCATTCAGCAGAAATTTATGTCTCCGAAAAAACTCAGGAGATATATAAAATTATGTTTGCTGATTGCAATGCGATCGCAAGCGTAATCATTGCCACAATAGTACAAAATCTAGAGCCAGGAAAACAACTGCGAATTCTAGAAGTCGGAGGTGGTTATGGTTCGACTACAGAACATTTGCTGCCACTATTACTATCACAAACTACCTACGTTTTTACCGATATTTCTCAATTCTTTCTTCAGCAAGTTCAAGAAAAATTTGCCAACTATCCTTTTGTGAATTATGATATTTTAGACCTGGAGAAAAATCCTGTCGAGCAAGGTTTTGAGCTACATTCCTTCGATTTAGTTATTGCTGCAACTGTTATTCATAACACTCAATATGTAGAACAAACACTGAAAAATATTCGCTCCTTGTTAGCTCCAAATGGTTTACTTTTGGGAATTGAAAAAACTCAATTTCATCCCTAGTTTGATTTGAACATGGTTCTACAGCAAGGGTTTGAACGCTTTGAGGATCGAGAACTCCGATCAGAACATCCAGTGCTATCAAAAGAACAATGGCGGAAAATATTAGCTTCTTTGGAATTTACAGACAGCGTTTTTATGAATCAGCCTGGTTCGGTTGCCGATTTAATTGGGTTTGATGTTTTCGTTGCTCAAGCACCAGCAACCGTGCAACGTTTTAAACCTAAACAGTTACGCGATTTCCTTGGGGAAAAACTGCCTGAGTATATGCTGCCTGCTGAATTTGTCCTTTTAGATGCTTTACCACTAACAGCTAATGGCAAAGTAGATCGTCGTGCTTTACCTGGGTTACAAGGTTTGCGATGTCTGACGACAAGCCGCTATGCGTCTACGCAAGTGAAAGCAGCTTATGTAATGCCTCAAACAGAAACAGAAAAAATCATTGCTAATATTTGGCAAGAAGTTTTGCAAATAGAGAAAGTCGGTATTAACGATAATTTTTTTGAACTGGGGGGAGATTCTCTACAAGTTACCCAAGTTGTCTCGCGGGTACATGAAAAATTCCAACTCAACGTACCCATGCAAAGTTTGCTGCAAACACCAACTCTCGCTAGTTTGGCAAAGTCCATTGACGAGATTAATATAACAGCTCAAATCCAAGCTCCCATCGACAAAGCATTAACTAATCGAGTGGAAATTGAGTTATGAAATCTATTCAAGAGTTTTTATCTTATATTAGTAATCTAGACATCAGACTTTGGTTAGATGGCGATCGCTTGCGGTGTAACGCCCCTCAAGAAGTACTGACACCCGTCCTGCAAGCACAAATAGCCGAACGCAAAGCTGAAATTATCCAGTTTCTCAAGCAAGTTAATTCTGCTGCTAGTTCAACTGTAGAAGCGATTCAAACAGTTCCACGGGACACAAATCTACCCTTGTCTTTTGGGCAACAAGGACTCTGGTTTATCGACCAATTGGAAGGCGGTAGTGCTGCTTACAATCAAATATTTGCTATACAAATTAAAGGATTGCTGAATGTAACTGTTTTGGAGCAAGCCCTAAACGAAATAGTACAGCGTCACGAAATTCTCCGCACTAGATTTAATAGTGTAGATGGGCAAGCCTTCTGTGCGATCGCTCCTCAACTGAATTTACAACTATCAGTAGTAGATTGGCAGCACTTGACTAAAACCAAGCAATGGCAAGAAGCCCAGGAGTTATCTGTAGCCGAATCTCAGCAGCCTTTCAACTTAGCACAGGGAATATTACTGCGAGTCACGTTGCTTAAATTCGCTTTAGAAGATAACTTATTGCTATTTACAATCCATCACGCGATCGCAGATGCTTGGTCGAGTGCGATCGTTATGCGAGAACTTGCCGCACTCTACGAAGCCTTTTGTGCAGGTCGGCCGTCGCCTTTGCCAGAGTTACCTATTTAGTATGCTGACTTCGCTAATTGGCAGCAACAAAAGTTGCACAAGTCAGGTTTTCAAACACAACTGAACTATTGGCAGCAAAAACTAAGTGGTACTCTCCCCATCTTACAATTACCAAGCGATCGCCCACGCCCAACCGTTCAATCTTTTCGAGGAGCCACTACTACCATCAAAATTGGGGTAGATGTCACTCAAAAGTTGAAAAAGCTCAGTCAGCAGGAAAAAGCCACTTTATTCATGACCCTGCTAGCGGCTTTTAAAACACTTCTTTACCGCTACACTAACCAAGAAGACATTTGTGTTGGTACTACCATTGCCAATCGCCATAACCGCGATTTGGAATCACTTATTGGTTGTTTTCTCAACACTCTTGTCATGCGTACCGACTTATCGGGTAATCCGTCTTTTCGAGAGTTGTTAGGACGAGTGCGAGATGTCGCTTGGGAAGCATTTAATCATCAAGATTTGCCTTTTGAACTTTTAGTAGCACAATTACAGCCAAAGCGGGATTTATGTCATACACCTCTGTTCCAGTCGATGTTTGTATTAGAAAATGCACCAGCAGAAGAAGTAAAAATTCCAGGAATAACTCTTAGCTTTTTAGAAATGCCAACAGCAACAGCTAAGTTTGATTTAACCTTATCAATGAGAGAAACTGAGCAAGGATTGTTGGCAAAATTTGAATACAATACTGATTTATTTGATGCTGCTACTATTAGTCGTATGGCAGCACATTTTGAGAATTTGCTGTTTGCGATCGCCACAAATCAAGAGCAACGTTTGGGAGAATTACCCCTGCTAAGTGCGGCTGAACGGCATCAATTATTGGTGGAATGGAATAACACAGAAGTAGAGTACCCAAAAAGCTGCATTCATCAGTTATTTTCAGCCCAGGTAGAACGCACACCCGATGCAGTAGCTGTGGTGTTTGCAGACCAAAAGTTGACCTATGCACAGTTGAATCAGCGTGCCAATCAACTAGCCCACTACTTGCAAAAACAAGGAGTCAAACCACAAACACTAATAGGCATCTGTGCAGAACGCTCGCTTTTAATGATAGTTGGAATATTGGGCATCCTCAAAGCCGGATGCGCTTACGTACCACTCGACCCAGACTACCCCCAACAACGACTGGCTTTGATGATAGAGGAAATCGATTCCCCAATCTTGTTAACACAACAGCATCTAGTCGAAAAACTCAGCCAACATCAAACACAAATCATTTGCCTAGACAGCGACTCCCAGCAAATAAAACTAGAAAGCCCACAAAACCCCAACATCAACGTTACCCCAGATGATTTAGTTTATGTCATTTACACCTCCGGCTCCACAGGCAAACCCAAAGGAGCAATCAACACTCATCAAGCCGTATGCAATCGCTTGTTGTGGATGCAAGATGCTTTGCAACTGACATCAAAAGACCGAGTTTTGCAAAAAACACCCTTTAGCTTTGATGTCTCAGTTTGGGAATTTTTCTGGCCGTTACTGACAGGAGCAAGTTTAGTTTTCGCCAAACCCAACGGTCATCGCGATAGTGCCTACTTGGTAGAACTGATAGCTGCTGAGCAAATTACCACAGTTCACTTTGTACCTTCAATGCTGCAAGTGTTTTTGAGCGAACCGAAATTAGAAAACTGTCACAGCCTCAAGCGAGTGATTTGTAGTGGTGAAGCTTTATCGTTTGAACTTCAGCAAAGATTTTTTGCTCGTGTTGATGCACAGTTATACAATCTTTACGGACCGACGGAAGCAGCGATTGATGTGACTTGGTGGCATTGTCAGCCAAATAGTAAGCAACGGATTGTGCCGATTGGTAGAGCGATCGCCAATACGCAAATCCATATCTTAGATAAAGATCTCCAACCAGTGCCAATTGGCGTGCCGGGTGAGTTGCACATTGGTGGAGTGGGACTGGCAAAGGGTTATTTGCATCGAGAAGATTTGACTGCCGAGAAGTTTATTGTTAATCCTTTTAAAGATGAGATTGCAACTAGTAGCGATCGCCTTTACAAAACTGGGGATAGAGCGCGCTATGCTGCTGATGGGACGATTGAGTATTTGGGGCGAATTGATTTTCAGGTGAAGATTCGGGGTTTGCGTATTGAGTTGGGAGAAGTTGAGGCGGTTTTAGCTCAATATCCACATGTGCGGGAAGTTGTAGTTGTCGCCAGTGAGGATGAGGTTGGTTGGTCGCGTTTGGTTGCTTATGTTGTTCCACACAAAAATAAGACACCAACAATTGCTCAACTGCGCCAGTTCTTAGAGTCGAAGCTACCTAACTACATGGTGCCAGCAGTTTTTGTGATGCTGGAGGCGTTGCCGTTGATGCCTAACGGTAAGCTGAACAGGCAAGCTTTGCCAGCACCGAATTTGGAACAATCCAAATTAGAAGGAACTTTTGTAGCACCTCAGACTGCGGCAGAGGAAGTGATTGCACGAATTTGGGGACAGGTTCTTGGTTTAAATGAGATAGGTATCCACGATAACTTCTTTGAGTTAAGTGGGCATTCGCTGATGGTAACTCAAGTAACTTCGCGATTGCGTCAAGTCTTCCAAGTAGAGTTACCTATACGTAACTTATTTGAATCACCTACAGTAGCAGGTTTGATTGATGCGATCGCAAAAATTTGGGGCGATCGTCAAGTTGTTGAAGAAATTGCACAAACTTGGCAGGAAGTGGAAAAAATCTCTATGGAGGAGGTAGAAACAATACTTTCAACACAAATCAACTAAGTATAAAAACTGAACTCACCTCAATCTAAGAACTGTCAGTAACTTTCAAAAATGAGTATGTCTACAGATGCAGGTAATTTTTCATCCGAGAAACAAGAGTTTTTTAAACTGCTACTCAATAAAAAGGGTATAAACTCTCAAAAAACCCAAGTAATTCCTAGAAAAAAAGTAGATACCTGTCAACTCTCTTTTGCCCAACATCGGCTATGGTTCATAGCTCAGTTAGAACCAGGCAATCCCTTCTACAACATACCTGCCGCAATTCGTTTGCAGGGTGAACTTAACCACCAGGCACTACACGAAAGCCTCAACGAAATACTGCGTCGTCACGAAGTCTTGCGAACAAATTTTAAGACAGTTGCAGGACAACCAATACAAGTCATCTCATCAGTCACAACTGTATCATTTCCGGTCGTTGACCTGAGTCAATTAGCTGGCGAACAACAACAAGCTCAAGTTAGACAACTAGCACAAACAGAAGCCCAACAGCCATTTAATCTGGAAACTGAGTTGATGATTCGGGCAAAGTTACTACGCCTGAACCAACACCAACATGTACTGTTGATCACATTCCACCACATAGCCTGTGATGGTTGGTCAATCGGTGTATTTGTATCTGAATTGTCTGCACTTTATCAAGCCTTTTGCAATCGGCAAGTTTCACCTTTGGCTGAACTACCAATTCAGTATGCAGACTTTGCAGCTTGGCAAAGACAGTGGCTGACAGCAGATGTACTCAATTCTCAGCTTGCTTACTGGCAAAAACAGCTAGCTGGAGCACCAGCAGTCCTAGAGTTAGCCACCGACTACCCAAGACTGGCAGTCCAAACTTTCCGGGGTGCTAACTATAGTTTCCAGATATCTCCACAACTGAGTGTTGCACTGCAAAACTTCAGTCAGCAACGAGACTGCACCTTGTTCATGACTTTGCTTGCAGCTTTTAAAACCCTGCTTCATCGCTACAGTGGCAGTGAAGATATTGTTGTTGGTTCGCCAATTGCTAACCGCAACCATGCACAAATAGAAGAGTTAATTGGCTTTTTTGTCAATACCTTAGTACTGCGAACCAAGCTCGAAAGCAATTTGACTTTTGAGGAGTTCTTAACTCAAGTACGTGAGGTTGCTTTAGAAGCATACGCACACCAAGATTTACCTTTTGAGTTGCTGGTGGAAAAATTGCAGCTAGAGCGCTCTTTAAGTCACACACCTCTATTTCAGGTGATGTTTGTGCTGCAAAATGCACCACACTCACAGCTAGAATTACCAGGTTTGAACTGGAGCGTTCTAGAAAGCGACAGCAGTACAGCTAAGTTTGATTTGACTTTGTTTGTCGAAGAGGTAAATTGTGGACTCAAAGCGACTTTTGAGTACAACACTGACTTGTTTGAGGTGGATACTATTGAGCGGATGGCAGGGCATTTGCAGACACTGTTGTCTGGAATAGTTGCTAATCCCCAGCAGCAGCTTTGGCAGTTACCACTGCTCACTGAGGCTGAGAAGGTGCAGTTCTTGGAATGGAATAACACAGAAGTAGAGTATCCAAACAGTTGCATTCATCAGTTATTTTCAGCCCAGGTAGAACGCACACCCGATGCAGTAGCTGTGGTGTTTGCAGACCAAAAGTTGACCTATGCACAGTTGAATCAGCGTGCCAATCAACTGGCGCATTATTTGCAAAAGCTGGATGTGAAGCCAGAAATGCCTATAGGTATCTATGTGGAGCCTTTCTTTGAGATGATAGTGGGGCTGTTAGGAATTCTCAAGGCTGGTGCTGCATATTTGCCACTTGACCCTGCTTATCCACAGCAACGGTTAGCTTTCATGTTATCTGATGCAGCTGTTCCAGTGGTATTAACTCGGCAGCAGTTAATCAAAAGACTTCCCGAACATCAAGCACGGGTAGTTTGCCTAGATACTGACTGGGATACTATTGCCCAAGAAAGCATAGAGAATCCCTTTAGTAATATAACAGCCGACAATCTCGCTTATGTCATCTACACCTCTGGTTCTACTGGCAAACCTAAAGGAGTTCTCGGACTTCATCGAGGCGCTGTCAATCGTTTTTATTGGATGTGGCAGACTTATCCGTTTACACAGGAAGAAGTTTGTTGTCAGAAAACATCCTTAAACTTTGTGGACTCAGTTTGGGAAATTTTTGGCCCTCTACTGCAAGGAGTGCAAACGGTAATTGTATCCGATGATGTTGTTAAGAATCCACAACAGTTTGTGGAAGCACTTGCCAGTAATCATGTTACAAGGTTGGTACTTGTTCCTTCATTGCTGCGCGTACTGTTAGATATTGACAGCGACTTGCAAAAGCGACTACCCAAATTGAAGTTTTGGGTAACTAGTGGAGAAGCTCTTTCTTTAGAACTTTCGCAGAAGTTTCGGCAGATTATGCCTAACAGTATCCTGTTAAATCTTTATGGTTCTTCAGAAGTATCTGCTGACGTTACTTGCTATGAGATGGGTACTGAAGATGAGACTTTGCGTGTTGCGATCGGTCGTCCTATTAACAATATGCAAGTCTACGTAATGGATAGAAACCTACAGCTTGTTCCTGTTGGCGTACTTGGCGATCTGTATGTTAGCGGTGCAGGATTGGCAAGAGGCTATCTCAATCAACCTGATTTGACAGCACAGCGATTTATCTCAAGTCTGTTTGAGAAGGCAGAAGGCAGGAGGCAGGAGGCAGAAGGATCGGGGGAAGCAGGGGGAGAATTATTAACTTCTAACTCCTTAGTCAGCACTCTTCCAATTCTGGAGGATAAAATAAAGCGTTTGTACAAAACAGGAGACTTAGTACGCTATCGAGCTGATGGTAACTTAGAATTCTTGGGGCGAGTTGACCATCAAGTTAAGCTACGTGGGTTCCGCATTGAATTGGGAGAGATTGAAGCGGTGTTAAGTCAACACCAAGGAGTGCAGGAAACTGTAGTCGTGGCTAAAACAGATGAACACAGTCAACAACAATTAGTGGCTTATGTTGTTCCTCAAGCAGAGCAGATAATAACTATTACTGAATTGCATCGCCTGCTAAAAGAGAAGCTTCCCGAATACATGATGCCAACAGCTTTTGTAATGTTAAAAGCTTTGCCATTACTGCCTAACGGCAAGGTAAACTATCATGCACTTCCCATACTAGAGGGTGTACGTCCCGAACTAGACCAAGAATTACAGCTTCCTCAAACTGAGATAGAACAAGCCATTGCTGAGATTTGGCGTGAGGTGCTTCATATTCAAGAAATAGGTATACATGATAATTTCTTTGAACTTGGTGGTCACTCACTACTATTGATTCAAGTTCATCACAAGTTACAACAAAGATTTCAACAAGATTTTTCTTTAGTTGAAATGTTTCGATATCCAACTATTAGTCACTTAAGAAAAGTTTTCAATCCAGAAGCAAACCCACAAATATCTTTGGGACAAAATCTTCGCCAATTTGAAACCAGAACTGTATCAATGCAGCGCCGTAAAGAAGTTAGACAAAAGCACAGAACAGCTAAACAAAAAGGGGAGAGTATTTAATATAGAAATTTTATTTAATAACTAAAAGTGAATTTTTAAGACCACAGAAGAAAGCAAAAATATTTTGGATGAAAATAACATGACATTAAGCCAACAAGAAATTTCCCAGCCAAATTACTTTGTTGAGAGCGAGCAAATATTGCATTATGGTATTGAGCAAAAGATAATGCAATTATTTAATACACCTAGTCAATCAACATCTGTAGAAAAAAATATGAATGAGTTGGTTGATAATTTATGTGATTATTTTTTAAGTGAAAATAATGCTAATACTGATATTGATTTAAACTCATTAAAAAATCAGTTTTATGATAGTGAAATACCTGAAAAACCAGCTGATTTTGAAAAATATCTTGAATATTTAAGTAATAATGTTATCGATCATTCAATACATACATCTTCGCCAAGATTTATTGGTCACATGACCTCGGCGCTCCCCTATTTTGTTAGACCTATTGCCAAACTTATGACGGCGATGAATCAAAACGCCGTTAAAATCGAGACTGCTAAAGCTCTCAGCTTTTATGAACGTCAGGCTCTAGCGATGATGCATCGTCAAATTTACAATTTTTCCGATCGCTTTTACGAGCAACATATTCAAAACAGTCAAAGTACGCTGGGAATATTGGTATCTGGTGGTACTACAGCAAATATTGCAGTGCTTTGGTGCGCTCGCAATGCAGCTTTGGGAGCTAAGGATGGTTTTTCTGGTGTAGAAAAGGAAGGTTTAACAGCAGCGCTCAATTTTTACGGCTACAAAGGAGCCGTAATCATTGGCTCAGAATTGATGCATTACTCTTTTGATAAAGCCGCAGACTTATTAGGTATAGGTCTTCGTAGTTTAATTAAAGTTCCGACTGACAGTAACAATCGAGTCAATTTGCGATCGCTACGTCAGGCTGTTGCAGAGTGTCAAGACCAGAA
Above is a genomic segment from Fischerella sp. JS2 containing:
- a CDS encoding amino acid adenylation domain-containing protein, yielding MTLYKLLSELSERGVNLWAEGDQLRIRAPQQALTPELRNSLAESKAELLLLLQQTNIVADNTDLPVVVPCLEQRHEPFPLTDMQYAFWVGRSGILELGNVANHGYYEIECVDLDLERLNQALQALIERHDMLRAIVLPSGQQVILEQVPFYQIEVLDLREQDDEVVTSVIENIRQRMSHQVLSADQWPVFEFRATRLDGQRIRLHFSYDLQTFDAWSMFRFFDEWYQIYQNPHVVLPPLELSFRDYVLAEQKLQDTELYKRSQEYWFNRLDELPPAPDLPLAKNPKEIKEHQNQRYEGRLELADWQQLKQRAANAGLTPSGVLLAAFAEILTVWSSPRFTINLALFNRLPLHPQVNDILGDFTSVTLLAVDNCTPESFSDRSRRLQQQLWQDLEHRYISGVRVTRELARRRGKAPSAMPVVFTSTLGFSSLGQETLTFSRFGELVYGISQASQAWMDIQVWEDKGALTFNWDVVEELFPEGLIVDMFEAYCRFLKQLATSELAWTEKNRRLIPPAQLAQRQVINATTAPTPDELLHTLFATQVQKQGGEPAVISSERTLTYQELYTLANQVGHRLRQLGVVPNQLIAVVMEKGWEQIVAVMGILAAGAAYVPIDPGLPQQRREYLLENSQVKIVLTQSCLHKKLQWPLGIQLLCIDTETFANENSEPLQPVQTHDDLAYVIYTSGSTGLPKGVMITHRNVVNVVVHTNQRFNITSQDRILAVTALNHDLSVYDIFGLLSAGGAIVIPDACAVKDPASWAELMVREKVTLWNSVPAMMKMLVEYAENQSVTLPTSLRLAILGGDWLPVSLPTRLQTLIPGVEILSIGGPTETTIWNIGYLITEVNPDWKSIPYGKPMANTKYYILNEALEDCPVWVPGQMYCAGVQVAKGYWQDEEKTAANFIIHPRTKERIYRTGDLGRYLPDGNIEFLGRVDFQIKLRGYRIETGEIEAALKQHPDIKDAIVTAVGESQQNQHLVAYVVPKQDKALSFLETESADSYISQLIWRSLVQAGLQQAQNSFWDADVPTFAEIWEHQNYLYTISVCRALRKLGVYNSPKEKYDIDTLISRCQIAPRYKKWLNRALQVLVKEGWLQQQGEVFTSVVELPIVVSQKLSKYIQINHRFTKTWMDLIPDAPFEDLADIITERIHSAEIYVSEKTQEIYKIMFADCNAIASVIIATIVQNLEPGKQLRILEVGGGYGSTTEHLLPLLLSQTTYVFTDISQFFLQQVQEKFANYPFVNYDILDLEKNPVEQGFELHSFDLVIAATVIHNTQYVEQTLKNIRSLLAPNGLLLGIEKTQFHP
- the panP gene encoding pyridoxal-dependent aspartate 1-decarboxylase PanP, producing the protein MTLSQQEISQPNYFVESEQILHYGIEQKIMQLFNTPSQSTSVEKNMNELVDNLCDYFLSENNANTDIDLNSLKNQFYDSEIPEKPADFEKYLEYLSNNVIDHSIHTSSPRFIGHMTSALPYFVRPIAKLMTAMNQNAVKIETAKALSFYERQALAMMHRQIYNFSDRFYEQHIQNSQSTLGILVSGGTTANIAVLWCARNAALGAKDGFSGVEKEGLTAALNFYGYKGAVIIGSELMHYSFDKAADLLGIGLRSLIKVPTDSNNRVNLRSLRQAVAECQDQNLCIIAIAGIAGTTDSGGVDSLLDIAEIAHEANVHFHVDAAWGGPLVFSKQHRHKLAGIELADSVTIDGHKQLYLPMGIGMVFMREPHTAKAIEKQASYTMRKGSFDLGKRALEGSRPGMALFLHAGLNLIGTKGYEFLIDEGIRKTQYLANRICAMPEFELLAEPDTNLVIYRYIPEQFREIVSQKKLTEIDNLLISEFNQTLQKLQRQAGRTFISRTTKTTNCMSKEIPIIALRAVLANPLTTENDIDAVLNDQIQIASEISIS
- a CDS encoding phosphopantetheine-binding protein, with the protein product MVLQQGFERFEDRELRSEHPVLSKEQWRKILASLEFTDSVFMNQPGSVADLIGFDVFVAQAPATVQRFKPKQLRDFLGEKLPEYMLPAEFVLLDALPLTANGKVDRRALPGLQGLRCLTTSRYASTQVKAAYVMPQTETEKIIANIWQEVLQIEKVGINDNFFELGGDSLQVTQVVSRVHEKFQLNVPMQSLLQTPTLASLAKSIDEINITAQIQAPIDKALTNRVEIEL